In the Drosophila takahashii strain IR98-3 E-12201 chromosome 3R, DtakHiC1v2, whole genome shotgun sequence genome, one interval contains:
- the LOC138913558 gene encoding uncharacterized protein isoform X1, with translation METVLKDLGGDAFSGIFSERKFSIETLKNLTWEQLRGEIPVELVGPAVEFFKKLEMWQNKDDVKAITDPERSVCVPRIIAKSRKGKLILKHFSELKTLSSQLRKDLSSLICEYLLGKEFKARQNLLEDIANQIAELFESETADTYFLRIKGKKPCGLLYSHYYNIKARYSSAKSRKLLPKTKENECPNLQLPPIQDEVELALNWLKFNIEPFESVITHWNSTFQWRCDFLKSDANLLEVFEEFPILSQSFGYNLIENDFELIHPASANLFSKKWDDFKVKIVPLLRGKVKEQQTINLLKSLENNSEDKQSTLLWLAIHAVLVPTTRTKKDGGSKSAKLTIEDSRSRFLVWKATVGELQTHLKALTENYYTGKQKLQPFICAVGSTPYDLGEFAIYLSGVFYKMPSLLKSIEIVQESGPVKHLWTFPFEANHKRLKTYTKNITSRKNVILSLAKKMCINFADFVHTFEVQDVVLSKSGCLSHSSLYSNEIANFISSTDNITCHV, from the exons atggaaacggTATTAAAGGACTTGGGAGGCGATGCTTTCTCTGGAATTTTTTCTG AACGAAAATTCAGCattgaaactttaaaaaatttgacttggGAGCAGCTACGAGGTGAAATTCCTGTGGAGCTAGTCGGCCCAGcagtagaattttttaaaaaattggaaatgtGGCAAAACaaa gACGACGTTAAGGCTATTACGGATCCCGAAAGAAGTGTTTGCGTACCTCGAATTATAGCAAAAAGCAGAAAAGGGAAGCTAATTCTCAAGCacttttcagaacttaaaactCTTAGCTCCCAATTAAGAAAAGATTTAAGTTCTCTAATATGCGAATATTTACTCGGAAAAGAGTTTAAGGCAAGGCAAAATTTGTTGGAGGACATAGCCAACCAAATTGCGGAACTTTTTGAGTCTGAGACGGCT GACACATACTTCTTAAGAATCAAAGGAAAGAAACCATGCGGCTTACTGTACAGCCACTATTACAACATTAAAGCCCGGTATAGCAGTGCGAAAAGCCGAAAACTTCTTCCGAAAACTAAGGAAAACGAGTGTCCAAATCTGCAATTGCCTCCTATACAAG ATGAAGTCGAGTTGGCCTTGAATTGGCTCAAATTTAATATTGAGCCATTCGAGTCTGTAATAACCCACTGGAACTCCACATTTCAATGGAGATGCGATTTTCTCAAGTCGGATGCCAATCTTCTCGAGGTATTTGAAGAGTTTCCAATTTTATCTCAATCCTTTGGATATAACCTG atCGAGAACGACTTCGAGCTAATACATCCAGCTTCCGCAAACCTCTTTTCGAAGAAGTGGGACGACTTCAAGGTAAAAATTGTTCCCCTTTTAAGAGGGAAGGTAAAGGAGCAACAGACAATAAACCTGCTCAAATCGTTGGAAAACAACTCCGAAG ACAAACAATCAACTTTATTGTGGCTTGCGATCCACGCAGTGTTGGTGCCAACAACCAGAACAAAAAAGGACGGCGGGAGCAAGAGCGCGAAGCTCACCATTGAAGACTCGCGAAGCCGTTTCCTGGTTTGGAAGGCTACTGTTGGTGAACTGCAGACCCATTTAAAGGCATTAACGGAAAACTACTACACCGGAAAGCAGAAACTGCAGCCATTTATCTGCGCCGTGGGATCGACCCCGTATGACCTTGGTGAATTTGCAATTTACCTCTCAggtgttttttataaaatgccAAGTTTATTGAAAAGCATTGAg ATCGTTCAAGAGTCAGGGCCAGTCAAGCACTTATGGACATTTCCATTTGAGGCAAATCATAAGAGATTGAAAACttacaccaaaaatataacatcTCGTAAAAATGTTATTCTCTCTTTGGCCAAGAAAATGTGCATAAACTTTGCGGATTTTGTGCACACTTTTGAAGTCCAAGATGTAGTTTTAAGCAAATCGGGGTGCCTCAGCCATAGTTCCTTGTACAGCAATGAAATTGCTAACTTTATTTCAAGTACTGATAATATAACTTGCCATGTATAA
- the LOC138913558 gene encoding uncharacterized protein isoform X3, producing METVLKDLGGDAFSGIFSERKFSIETLKNLTWEQLRGEIPVELVGPAVEFFKKLEMWQNKDDVKAITDPERSVCVPRIIAKSRKGKLILKHFSELKTLSSQLRKDLSSLICEYLLGKEFKARQNLLEDIANQIAELFESETADTYFLRIKGKKPCGLLYSHYYNIKARYSSAKSRKLLPKTKENECPNLQLPPIQDEVELALNWLKFNIEPFESVITHWNSTFQWRCDFLKSDANLLEVFEEFPILSQSFGYNLIENDFELIHPASANLFSKKWDDFKVKIVPLLRGKVKEQQTINLLKSLENNSEDKQSTLLWLAIHAVLVPTTRTKKDGGSKSAKLTIEDSRSRFLVWKATVGELQTHLKALTENYYTGKQKLQPFICAVGSTPYDLDRSRVRASQALMDISI from the exons atggaaacggTATTAAAGGACTTGGGAGGCGATGCTTTCTCTGGAATTTTTTCTG AACGAAAATTCAGCattgaaactttaaaaaatttgacttggGAGCAGCTACGAGGTGAAATTCCTGTGGAGCTAGTCGGCCCAGcagtagaattttttaaaaaattggaaatgtGGCAAAACaaa gACGACGTTAAGGCTATTACGGATCCCGAAAGAAGTGTTTGCGTACCTCGAATTATAGCAAAAAGCAGAAAAGGGAAGCTAATTCTCAAGCacttttcagaacttaaaactCTTAGCTCCCAATTAAGAAAAGATTTAAGTTCTCTAATATGCGAATATTTACTCGGAAAAGAGTTTAAGGCAAGGCAAAATTTGTTGGAGGACATAGCCAACCAAATTGCGGAACTTTTTGAGTCTGAGACGGCT GACACATACTTCTTAAGAATCAAAGGAAAGAAACCATGCGGCTTACTGTACAGCCACTATTACAACATTAAAGCCCGGTATAGCAGTGCGAAAAGCCGAAAACTTCTTCCGAAAACTAAGGAAAACGAGTGTCCAAATCTGCAATTGCCTCCTATACAAG ATGAAGTCGAGTTGGCCTTGAATTGGCTCAAATTTAATATTGAGCCATTCGAGTCTGTAATAACCCACTGGAACTCCACATTTCAATGGAGATGCGATTTTCTCAAGTCGGATGCCAATCTTCTCGAGGTATTTGAAGAGTTTCCAATTTTATCTCAATCCTTTGGATATAACCTG atCGAGAACGACTTCGAGCTAATACATCCAGCTTCCGCAAACCTCTTTTCGAAGAAGTGGGACGACTTCAAGGTAAAAATTGTTCCCCTTTTAAGAGGGAAGGTAAAGGAGCAACAGACAATAAACCTGCTCAAATCGTTGGAAAACAACTCCGAAG ACAAACAATCAACTTTATTGTGGCTTGCGATCCACGCAGTGTTGGTGCCAACAACCAGAACAAAAAAGGACGGCGGGAGCAAGAGCGCGAAGCTCACCATTGAAGACTCGCGAAGCCGTTTCCTGGTTTGGAAGGCTACTGTTGGTGAACTGCAGACCCATTTAAAGGCATTAACGGAAAACTACTACACCGGAAAGCAGAAACTGCAGCCATTTATCTGCGCCGTGGGATCGACCCCGTATGACCTTG ATCGTTCAAGAGTCAGGGCCAGTCAAGCACTTATGGACATTTCCATTTGA
- the LOC138913558 gene encoding uncharacterized protein isoform X2, with protein MLSLEFFLDDVKAITDPERSVCVPRIIAKSRKGKLILKHFSELKTLSSQLRKDLSSLICEYLLGKEFKARQNLLEDIANQIAELFESETADTYFLRIKGKKPCGLLYSHYYNIKARYSSAKSRKLLPKTKENECPNLQLPPIQDEVELALNWLKFNIEPFESVITHWNSTFQWRCDFLKSDANLLEVFEEFPILSQSFGYNLIENDFELIHPASANLFSKKWDDFKVKIVPLLRGKVKEQQTINLLKSLENNSEDKQSTLLWLAIHAVLVPTTRTKKDGGSKSAKLTIEDSRSRFLVWKATVGELQTHLKALTENYYTGKQKLQPFICAVGSTPYDLGEFAIYLSGVFYKMPSLLKSIEIVQESGPVKHLWTFPFEANHKRLKTYTKNITSRKNVILSLAKKMCINFADFVHTFEVQDVVLSKSGCLSHSSLYSNEIANFISSTDNITCHV; from the exons ATGCTTTCTCTGGAATTTTTTCTG gACGACGTTAAGGCTATTACGGATCCCGAAAGAAGTGTTTGCGTACCTCGAATTATAGCAAAAAGCAGAAAAGGGAAGCTAATTCTCAAGCacttttcagaacttaaaactCTTAGCTCCCAATTAAGAAAAGATTTAAGTTCTCTAATATGCGAATATTTACTCGGAAAAGAGTTTAAGGCAAGGCAAAATTTGTTGGAGGACATAGCCAACCAAATTGCGGAACTTTTTGAGTCTGAGACGGCT GACACATACTTCTTAAGAATCAAAGGAAAGAAACCATGCGGCTTACTGTACAGCCACTATTACAACATTAAAGCCCGGTATAGCAGTGCGAAAAGCCGAAAACTTCTTCCGAAAACTAAGGAAAACGAGTGTCCAAATCTGCAATTGCCTCCTATACAAG ATGAAGTCGAGTTGGCCTTGAATTGGCTCAAATTTAATATTGAGCCATTCGAGTCTGTAATAACCCACTGGAACTCCACATTTCAATGGAGATGCGATTTTCTCAAGTCGGATGCCAATCTTCTCGAGGTATTTGAAGAGTTTCCAATTTTATCTCAATCCTTTGGATATAACCTG atCGAGAACGACTTCGAGCTAATACATCCAGCTTCCGCAAACCTCTTTTCGAAGAAGTGGGACGACTTCAAGGTAAAAATTGTTCCCCTTTTAAGAGGGAAGGTAAAGGAGCAACAGACAATAAACCTGCTCAAATCGTTGGAAAACAACTCCGAAG ACAAACAATCAACTTTATTGTGGCTTGCGATCCACGCAGTGTTGGTGCCAACAACCAGAACAAAAAAGGACGGCGGGAGCAAGAGCGCGAAGCTCACCATTGAAGACTCGCGAAGCCGTTTCCTGGTTTGGAAGGCTACTGTTGGTGAACTGCAGACCCATTTAAAGGCATTAACGGAAAACTACTACACCGGAAAGCAGAAACTGCAGCCATTTATCTGCGCCGTGGGATCGACCCCGTATGACCTTGGTGAATTTGCAATTTACCTCTCAggtgttttttataaaatgccAAGTTTATTGAAAAGCATTGAg ATCGTTCAAGAGTCAGGGCCAGTCAAGCACTTATGGACATTTCCATTTGAGGCAAATCATAAGAGATTGAAAACttacaccaaaaatataacatcTCGTAAAAATGTTATTCTCTCTTTGGCCAAGAAAATGTGCATAAACTTTGCGGATTTTGTGCACACTTTTGAAGTCCAAGATGTAGTTTTAAGCAAATCGGGGTGCCTCAGCCATAGTTCCTTGTACAGCAATGAAATTGCTAACTTTATTTCAAGTACTGATAATATAACTTGCCATGTATAA